One part of the Mariniflexile litorale genome encodes these proteins:
- a CDS encoding DUF4861 family protein codes for MMFHSKLLSILIGAFLYLSIPEPESAKNTFVVKNSLNINRSFETVEIDLNLFELKELKVNNRYAIVDIVTKQEIVSQVIDVDEDGEVDQILFQPEMKPNSERVFEIIIKKKQTKDTEHLRCYSRFVPERTDDYAWENNRVAFRTYGPTAQKMVEENIRGGTLSSGIDAWLKRVEYPIINKWYEKTTSGKGSYHEDTGEGLDNFHVGVSRGVGGVAVKKDSTYYFSRNFTSWKTITNGSIRTSFVLEYENWDANGTLISEKKYISLDYGSNLSKFTIEIKGADTISAGLTLHKKDGEINTSIENGWISYWEPFGDSELGQGIVAPKSNMVGYQNYNTNKVDESNLYAHLKVTNNKVTYYAGFGWEKSGQFKSKEAWNNYLALFSKKINTPLTIKILNSNN; via the coding sequence ATGATGTTTCACTCAAAATTGCTAAGTATACTAATAGGTGCTTTTTTATATCTAAGTATTCCTGAACCTGAATCAGCAAAAAATACCTTCGTTGTAAAAAACAGTTTAAACATAAATCGTTCATTTGAAACTGTAGAAATAGATTTGAACCTATTTGAACTTAAAGAATTAAAAGTAAATAATCGTTATGCTATAGTAGATATAGTTACTAAACAGGAAATTGTTTCACAGGTAATTGATGTTGATGAAGATGGAGAAGTAGATCAAATTTTATTTCAACCCGAGATGAAACCAAACTCAGAACGTGTTTTTGAAATAATAATTAAAAAAAAACAAACTAAAGATACTGAGCATTTACGTTGTTATTCACGTTTTGTTCCTGAACGAACAGACGATTATGCATGGGAAAACAACCGAGTCGCTTTTAGAACATATGGGCCCACAGCACAAAAAATGGTTGAAGAAAACATTCGTGGAGGCACATTATCTAGTGGTATAGACGCTTGGTTAAAACGCGTAGAATACCCAATAATAAACAAGTGGTATGAAAAAACAACCTCTGGGAAAGGCTCGTACCATGAAGATACTGGCGAAGGATTAGATAATTTCCATGTAGGAGTAAGTCGTGGTGTAGGTGGGGTGGCTGTTAAGAAAGATTCAACTTATTATTTTTCAAGAAACTTTACTAGCTGGAAAACGATAACAAACGGCTCAATAAGAACTAGTTTTGTTTTAGAATATGAGAATTGGGATGCCAATGGAACTTTAATTTCAGAGAAGAAATATATTTCATTGGATTATGGAAGTAACCTTTCAAAATTCACTATCGAAATAAAAGGGGCTGATACTATTTCAGCGGGATTAACTTTGCATAAAAAAGATGGTGAGATTAATACTTCTATTGAAAATGGTTGGATAAGTTATTGGGAACCCTTTGGAGATTCGGAATTGGGCCAAGGTATTGTTGCTCCCAAAAGTAATATGGTGGGTTATCAAAACTATAATACAAATAAAGTAGATGAAAGTAATTTATATGCACATCTAAAAGTAACCAATAATAAAGTTACATACTATGCTGGTTTTGGTTGGGAAAAAAGTGGACAATTCAAGTCTAAAGAAGCATGGAATAATTATTTAGCTCTGTTTTCAAAAAAAATAAACACACCATTAACAATAAAAATATTAAATTCTAATAATTAG